The Roseovarius indicus genome has a segment encoding these proteins:
- a CDS encoding ABC transporter permease, which translates to MITYIVKRILSLIPVLGVVAVVVFALVHLSPGDPASVILGPDASAADIDRLREELGLNRPVPQQFFMWLGNALTGDLGNSLYNGTPVTEVFLNYFRPTLSLAIFAQIIGIVVALPMGVFAALNRGKGVDGALMSFALVGISVPSFLMGLLLILFFAVFLNWLPVAGYAPLSEGLLTHLEFLLLPAISLGFIQAALITRITRSAMLEVMNNAYVKTARAKGLPRAAIVIKHTLRNAFIPILEIIGQTFTTLIAGAVVVEFVFNIPGLGQLIVNSVERRDFPVIQGTVLLVAFGYVLINLIIDLIYGIVDPRVRLDQ; encoded by the coding sequence ATGATCACCTATATCGTCAAGCGAATCCTGTCACTCATCCCTGTCCTTGGGGTGGTCGCCGTGGTCGTCTTCGCCCTCGTGCACCTCTCGCCGGGCGACCCCGCCAGCGTCATTCTCGGCCCCGACGCATCGGCTGCCGATATCGACCGCCTGCGCGAGGAACTCGGCCTGAACCGCCCGGTGCCGCAGCAGTTCTTCATGTGGCTCGGCAATGCGCTGACCGGGGATCTGGGCAATTCCCTCTATAACGGCACGCCGGTCACCGAGGTCTTCCTCAACTATTTTCGCCCAACGCTCTCGCTTGCCATCTTTGCCCAGATCATAGGCATCGTCGTGGCGTTGCCGATGGGCGTCTTCGCTGCTCTCAACAGGGGAAAAGGCGTGGACGGCGCGCTGATGAGCTTTGCCCTTGTTGGCATCTCGGTCCCGAGCTTCCTGATGGGTCTTCTGCTCATCCTGTTCTTTGCCGTCTTCCTCAACTGGCTCCCCGTCGCGGGCTATGCGCCACTGTCCGAAGGCCTTCTGACACATCTCGAATTCCTGTTGCTGCCGGCAATCTCTCTGGGCTTCATCCAGGCGGCGCTCATCACCCGCATCACCCGCTCCGCGATGCTCGAGGTGATGAACAACGCCTATGTCAAAACGGCGCGGGCCAAGGGCCTGCCGCGCGCTGCCATCGTGATCAAGCACACCCTGCGCAACGCCTTCATCCCCATCCTCGAGATCATAGGACAAACCTTCACCACGCTCATCGCCGGCGCCGTTGTGGTCGAGTTCGTCTTCAACATACCCGGGCTGGGGCAGCTCATCGTCAATTCCGTCGAGCGTCGCGACTTCCCGGTAATCCAGGGCACAGTCCTTCTCGTTGCCTTCGGCTATGTGCTGATAAATCTCATCATCGACCTGATCTACGGAATCGTCGACCCGCGCGTGAGGCTTGACCAATGA
- a CDS encoding ABC transporter substrate-binding protein, translated as MLNKLKTSAAIVAVALMAAGAHAQDRTEVRIAYDTIPPTIDPHMSTAYSTMDFAAQIFEPLVTLNADYEPELVLADSIEVSDDGKTYTIKLREGITFHNGEPLTADDAVASMNRWKEKSILARGTLSDATFEKVDDLTLELKLAEAAPLTLSVIGNPMQFAGIMPQEIIENAPAQGVTEYVGTGPYEVANWDTDQEMHLAKFEDYSSVDTEPNGLAGSKNPGVDDVYMEIVTDDSTRVSGLRSGQYDIALRLPHDNADQLLNSDDLKIFAEDYAFLGMFFNKKSGPFTDIKLRQAVAAALDMNEILYGALGNEKFYSLEHSLASPNQVLWYNDAGEEYYNQDDAEKARKLIEESSYDGEELTFLVTRAYPLHFYAAVIVQQQLQEVGLNVKLAEYDWATLLEYRSDPEAWDMFASEFTFEPTPINAIFLHSRNEYAGWTNSPEVDALIEEIRVTEDQDKALELFTELQAELMEYTTYIRYGNYKPLHGLSAKIEGFTVSNNIILSNLSVAD; from the coding sequence ATGCTGAACAAACTGAAGACATCTGCCGCCATCGTGGCGGTCGCCCTGATGGCGGCCGGCGCGCATGCGCAGGACCGGACGGAAGTACGCATCGCGTACGACACCATTCCTCCGACCATCGACCCCCACATGTCGACGGCCTACTCCACGATGGATTTTGCCGCCCAGATCTTCGAGCCGCTGGTGACGCTCAATGCCGATTACGAGCCGGAGCTCGTGCTGGCCGACTCCATCGAAGTGAGTGACGACGGCAAGACCTACACGATCAAGCTGCGCGAAGGCATCACCTTTCATAACGGCGAGCCGCTGACGGCCGATGATGCCGTGGCTTCGATGAACCGCTGGAAAGAGAAATCAATCCTCGCGCGCGGAACTCTGTCGGACGCAACCTTCGAAAAGGTCGACGACCTGACGCTCGAACTCAAGCTGGCCGAGGCTGCGCCGCTGACCCTGTCGGTCATCGGCAACCCGATGCAATTCGCCGGCATCATGCCGCAGGAAATCATCGAGAACGCCCCTGCACAGGGCGTGACCGAATACGTCGGCACCGGACCTTACGAGGTCGCCAACTGGGACACGGATCAGGAGATGCACCTCGCCAAGTTCGAGGATTACAGCTCCGTCGACACGGAGCCGAACGGGCTTGCCGGATCGAAGAACCCGGGCGTCGATGACGTCTACATGGAAATCGTGACGGACGATTCGACCCGCGTGTCGGGCCTACGGTCGGGTCAGTACGACATTGCCCTGCGCCTGCCGCATGACAATGCCGATCAACTGCTGAATTCGGACGACCTGAAGATCTTTGCAGAGGACTATGCTTTTCTTGGTATGTTCTTCAACAAGAAGAGCGGCCCGTTCACCGACATCAAGCTGCGCCAGGCTGTCGCCGCCGCGCTCGACATGAACGAAATTCTCTATGGCGCGCTGGGTAACGAGAAGTTCTATTCGCTCGAGCACTCGCTCGCCTCGCCGAACCAGGTGCTCTGGTACAACGACGCCGGAGAGGAATACTACAATCAGGACGACGCAGAGAAGGCTCGCAAGCTGATCGAGGAATCCTCCTACGACGGCGAAGAGCTGACCTTCCTGGTGACACGCGCCTACCCGCTGCACTTCTACGCGGCGGTCATCGTGCAGCAGCAGCTTCAGGAAGTCGGTCTGAACGTGAAACTTGCGGAATATGATTGGGCCACGCTGCTCGAATACCGCTCCGACCCGGAAGCATGGGACATGTTCGCCTCGGAGTTCACGTTCGAGCCGACGCCGATCAACGCGATCTTCCTGCACTCGCGCAACGAGTATGCCGGCTGGACGAACAGCCCGGAGGTCGACGCCCTGATCGAAGAGATCCGCGTGACCGAAGATCAGGACAAGGCGCTTGAACTGTTCACGGAGCTTCAGGCCGAGTTGATGGAGTACACGACCTACATTCGCTACGGCAACTACAAGCCGCTGCACGGTCTTTCAGCAAAGATCGAAGGGTTCACTGTCTCAAACAACATCATCCTGTCGAACCTGTCGGTTGCTGACTAA
- a CDS encoding ABC transporter ATP-binding protein, giving the protein MSRPATADVTPQPAAEPLLRATDIRQHFPVRRGFFKPNAYVKAVNGVSFDLMEGETFGLVGESGCGKSTLGRTLLRLIEPTDGACFYRNENIFEKTQAEFGKYRRELQMVFQDPYSSLNPKMRVGSILEEAMTIHGIGTRKERTDRVIDLLETVGLSSEHYFRFPHEFSGGQRQRINLARALSLTPKVVVCDETVSALDVSIQAQVLNLMKRIRKEFDLSYLFISHDLGVVKYISDRIGVMYLGNLVEVATSKELFEAPKHPYTQALISALPKTNPKIDKQRIKLSGEVPSPLNPPSGCCFHTRCPHATDICRKVVPTSRTISGTHKAACHLYEDNV; this is encoded by the coding sequence ATGTCGCGTCCCGCCACAGCTGATGTCACCCCGCAACCTGCTGCGGAACCGCTGCTGCGTGCCACGGACATCCGGCAGCATTTCCCGGTCCGCCGGGGATTCTTCAAGCCCAACGCCTATGTGAAAGCCGTCAACGGTGTTTCGTTCGACCTGATGGAAGGCGAAACATTTGGACTGGTCGGGGAATCCGGCTGCGGCAAGAGTACCCTGGGACGCACGCTCTTGCGGCTGATCGAACCGACAGACGGCGCGTGCTTTTATCGGAACGAGAACATCTTCGAGAAAACGCAGGCCGAGTTCGGCAAGTATCGCCGCGAACTCCAAATGGTGTTTCAAGATCCCTATTCGTCGCTCAATCCCAAGATGCGCGTCGGCTCGATCCTCGAAGAGGCCATGACCATCCACGGCATTGGCACACGTAAGGAACGCACCGATCGTGTGATCGATCTGCTCGAAACCGTTGGCCTGTCGAGCGAGCACTACTTCCGCTTCCCGCACGAGTTTTCCGGCGGTCAGCGGCAAAGGATCAACCTCGCCCGTGCGCTATCACTCACCCCCAAGGTGGTGGTCTGCGACGAGACTGTCTCGGCGCTCGACGTGTCGATCCAGGCGCAGGTCTTGAACCTGATGAAGCGCATTCGGAAGGAGTTCGACCTGTCCTACCTGTTCATTTCGCACGACCTGGGCGTGGTGAAATACATTTCCGACCGGATTGGCGTCATGTATCTCGGCAACCTGGTGGAGGTCGCCACCTCGAAAGAGCTTTTCGAAGCGCCGAAGCATCCCTACACGCAAGCGTTGATTTCTGCGCTGCCCAAGACGAATCCCAAGATCGACAAGCAGCGGATCAAGCTGTCGGGCGAGGTGCCCTCGCCCCTCAATCCGCCAAGCGGGTGCTGCTTTCACACGCGTTGCCCGCACGCGACCGACATATGCCGCAAGGTCGTTCCGACCTCGCGCACCATTTCCGGCACGCACAAGGCGGCCTGCCATCTTTACGAGGACAACGTGTGA
- a CDS encoding ABC transporter ATP-binding protein, whose translation MSASHVIDVQNLRTHFHTEKGRVTAVDDVSFHVERNEVLGVVGESGCGKSVTSEAIMQLLNTDITDFEGEIMFDGENLLTLDEDRLARIRGKDISMIFQDTTSSLNPLYTVGDQIIEALQTHGRRNRKAAAEAALKVVSATGIPSPEKRLREYPHELSGGMRQRIMIAMALVCEPKLLIADEPTTALDVTTQAQILDLIVQMKSDLDMGVIFITHDMGVVAEICDRVAVMYLGQVIEDSTVESLFEAPLHPYTKGLMQAMPTIESDPQADLYTIKGKVPSLSDVPKGCRFAARCPYATDKCVSEAPSLEVATEGHKVRCWHWKAIAEGNAPAHEKAAEMT comes from the coding sequence ATGTCCGCGTCTCACGTCATTGATGTCCAAAACCTGCGAACGCATTTCCACACCGAGAAGGGCCGGGTTACCGCCGTGGACGATGTGTCGTTTCACGTCGAACGAAACGAAGTTCTCGGTGTCGTCGGGGAATCGGGCTGCGGCAAGAGTGTGACGTCAGAGGCGATCATGCAGCTTCTCAATACCGATATCACCGACTTCGAGGGTGAGATCATGTTCGACGGCGAGAACCTTCTCACGCTGGATGAAGACAGGCTTGCCCGGATCCGGGGCAAGGACATCTCGATGATCTTTCAGGATACGACCAGTTCGTTGAACCCCCTCTACACCGTTGGAGATCAGATTATCGAGGCATTGCAGACCCATGGCCGCCGTAACCGCAAGGCAGCCGCAGAGGCCGCTCTGAAAGTGGTGTCTGCCACCGGTATACCTTCGCCGGAAAAGAGGCTGCGGGAATACCCTCACGAGCTCTCGGGCGGTATGCGACAGAGGATCATGATCGCCATGGCCCTCGTGTGCGAACCCAAGCTTCTGATCGCGGACGAGCCGACCACCGCACTGGATGTCACCACACAAGCCCAGATCCTCGATCTGATCGTTCAGATGAAAAGCGATCTTGATATGGGGGTGATTTTCATCACCCACGACATGGGCGTTGTCGCCGAGATCTGCGATCGCGTCGCCGTCATGTACCTTGGCCAGGTGATCGAGGACAGCACGGTGGAAAGCCTGTTCGAAGCGCCGCTGCATCCTTACACCAAGGGTCTGATGCAGGCGATGCCCACAATCGAGAGCGATCCCCAGGCCGATCTTTACACGATCAAGGGCAAGGTCCCGTCCCTGTCCGACGTGCCCAAAGGTTGCCGGTTCGCGGCACGCTGCCCCTACGCGACGGACAAGTGTGTTTCGGAGGCCCCGTCGCTGGAAGTGGCGACAGAGGGGCACAAGGTTCGCTGCTGGCATTGGAAAGCGATTGCCGAGGGCAATGCGCCGGCACATGAGAAGGCCGCAGAGATGACCTGA
- a CDS encoding LysR family transcriptional regulator has translation MKYGTMKAASEEIGVSQPMISRLLGTLEGKLGFALFEKKRNQLKPTPEAHLYHASVMRLISQVRETTQDAAAIANNQLGNIVVASQPTFVDTFLLDAIRSFHETHPDVGIRVLDVGMRELLRTLDKKYCDVALGITLEAGNYSAQVRKLARCEARCIMHRDHPLAKQDKISQDMLHNEDFIDLMPDSPLRKRVDEVIQTESKDRRTVVEMGTMRGACALVDRGVGVAIVDPFAELLLAGTSVVSKRLVPRIEWDLVFLTPDGVPVSQVSESMFTEIQLQVARLKGMGILEE, from the coding sequence ATGAAGTACGGCACGATGAAGGCCGCGTCAGAAGAAATCGGGGTCAGCCAGCCCATGATCTCGAGACTTCTGGGCACGCTTGAAGGCAAACTCGGCTTCGCCCTATTCGAAAAGAAACGAAACCAGCTGAAGCCCACACCGGAAGCGCACCTGTACCACGCTTCGGTCATGCGCCTGATCTCGCAGGTGCGGGAAACCACTCAGGATGCCGCGGCCATCGCGAACAACCAGCTTGGCAACATTGTTGTCGCCTCGCAGCCGACCTTCGTGGATACGTTTCTACTCGACGCCATCCGCAGCTTTCATGAAACCCACCCCGATGTCGGGATTCGCGTTCTCGACGTCGGCATGCGCGAGTTGCTCAGGACGCTCGACAAGAAATACTGCGATGTTGCCTTGGGAATTACGCTCGAGGCCGGGAATTACAGCGCGCAGGTACGCAAGCTCGCACGGTGCGAGGCGCGTTGCATCATGCACCGGGACCACCCGTTGGCAAAGCAGGATAAAATATCGCAAGACATGCTGCACAACGAGGATTTCATCGACCTCATGCCTGACAGCCCGCTGAGGAAACGCGTCGATGAAGTGATCCAGACCGAAAGCAAGGACCGCCGCACCGTCGTGGAAATGGGCACCATGCGCGGGGCTTGCGCCCTTGTCGATCGAGGTGTGGGTGTCGCGATTGTCGACCCGTTCGCGGAACTGCTTCTCGCGGGCACATCCGTTGTATCAAAGAGGCTTGTACCCAGGATCGAGTGGGATCTTGTCTTCCTGACACCCGACGGCGTTCCCGTCAGTCAGGTTTCGGAATCCATGTTCACCGAGATACAATTGCAGGTCGCCCGGTTGAAGGGGATGGGAATTCTGGAAGAATGA
- a CDS encoding alpha/beta hydrolase family protein: MYRHVVTPLELKDGTRSRHTRLNSVTWDPTSRELIYLSNEAGLTGLWSCDPATGKRKALTDPYLNVVRYWPVEDPVVRLVLALDPAFTEREQLFLLHHDGTLRAWIEAEDAYHYFGGQLFDGVGFYVSNSASDTRHRIMQADRSTGRDRELFASDAVLTTVMPLSSERLLLLEEYTNIDRRFRVFDTQTGVLTALAAGYGRIGQIRPISADTVIFAGDLGGERVGLHTLNLDSEAVYTVLERPDQDVLAFCVHPTTGRIAMTLSKECASELVTTTLDAPHVAVALTREPIHVHSMCFLGEDDLLTVTSGPFQPPEAQVHALAKPAEAPDASCATTEAGAETVERFTSFDGREIEYVVMGSPDSGRAMIYLHGGPESMFERSHSPVLEQLVDNDVLVIAPNIRGSEGYGRCFIGLDDGNRRTDALADVIALREHVQARHGLDDDKIGVMGHSYGGFMTLMAISHHPGLWACAVDIAGMSHLGNFLKTAPAWRRRLRAMEYGDAATHADFFDDTAPLNKAGEIRCPLLILHGDSDTRVPTTESLAMAEAMAAENRDVELRWIEGEGHFLTRRTSTECAASTIVEFVKARLATPSETPGRPAHSYSIPGAT, from the coding sequence ATGTATCGGCACGTCGTCACTCCACTTGAGCTAAAGGATGGGACGCGCTCCCGGCACACGCGCCTGAATTCGGTGACGTGGGACCCGACATCGCGTGAGCTCATCTACCTTAGCAACGAAGCCGGGCTCACCGGCCTATGGAGCTGCGACCCGGCCACCGGCAAGCGCAAGGCGCTGACAGATCCTTACTTGAACGTCGTGCGGTATTGGCCGGTCGAAGATCCAGTCGTGAGACTGGTCCTTGCCTTAGACCCGGCATTCACCGAGAGAGAGCAACTTTTTCTTCTGCATCATGACGGTACACTGCGCGCATGGATCGAAGCGGAAGACGCCTACCACTATTTCGGCGGTCAACTTTTCGACGGCGTGGGGTTTTATGTCTCGAACAGTGCGTCGGACACCCGCCACCGCATCATGCAGGCGGATAGATCGACCGGCCGAGACCGAGAACTTTTCGCGTCGGATGCGGTGCTGACGACAGTAATGCCGCTCTCGTCAGAGCGCCTCTTGCTGCTTGAAGAATACACCAATATCGACCGGAGGTTCCGCGTCTTCGACACGCAGACCGGGGTGCTCACCGCGCTTGCCGCCGGATATGGCCGGATCGGTCAGATACGCCCCATTTCCGCGGATACTGTCATTTTTGCCGGTGATCTCGGCGGCGAAAGGGTCGGGCTTCACACCCTGAACCTTGATAGTGAAGCGGTGTACACCGTCTTGGAAAGGCCCGATCAGGACGTGCTGGCCTTTTGCGTTCATCCGACGACCGGTCGCATCGCCATGACTCTGAGCAAGGAATGCGCGTCGGAGCTCGTTACGACGACACTTGATGCGCCACACGTCGCGGTGGCGCTGACGCGTGAGCCGATCCACGTGCATTCCATGTGTTTCCTCGGTGAGGACGACTTGCTTACCGTAACCTCCGGGCCGTTCCAGCCACCCGAAGCACAAGTCCATGCGCTGGCGAAACCGGCCGAAGCGCCGGATGCCTCCTGCGCAACGACAGAGGCCGGCGCCGAAACGGTGGAGCGGTTCACCTCCTTCGACGGACGGGAAATCGAGTATGTGGTCATGGGCTCGCCCGACAGCGGGCGGGCGATGATCTATCTGCACGGTGGCCCCGAAAGCATGTTCGAGCGGTCTCATTCCCCGGTCCTCGAGCAACTCGTTGACAACGATGTGCTGGTCATCGCCCCGAATATCCGTGGCAGCGAGGGGTATGGTCGATGCTTCATCGGCCTCGATGACGGGAACAGGCGCACCGATGCTCTGGCGGATGTGATTGCCCTGCGTGAACATGTTCAGGCACGCCATGGGCTGGATGACGACAAGATCGGCGTTATGGGGCACAGCTACGGCGGGTTCATGACCCTGATGGCCATATCGCACCATCCCGGGCTCTGGGCTTGCGCGGTGGACATCGCAGGGATGTCCCATCTCGGTAATTTCCTGAAAACCGCGCCCGCCTGGCGGCGCAGGCTTCGCGCGATGGAATATGGCGACGCTGCCACGCATGCCGACTTCTTCGACGACACCGCGCCGCTCAACAAGGCCGGCGAGATCCGTTGCCCCCTGCTTATCCTGCATGGCGACAGCGACACGCGCGTCCCGACGACCGAGTCTTTGGCCATGGCTGAAGCCATGGCGGCGGAAAACAGGGATGTCGAACTTCGGTGGATCGAAGGAGAAGGGCACTTCCTGACCAGGCGCACATCGACCGAATGCGCGGCGTCGACGATCGTCGAATTCGTCAAAGCCAGACTTGCGACACCGAGCGAAACGCCTGGGCGCCCTGCGCATTCCTACTCCATTCCGGGGGCAACATGA
- a CDS encoding ABC transporter permease, producing MTDTPPTAEELKAAKNRLKQEQRSLTIKRFMANRLAVCGLGLTVVICLVAFLGPLISPHGPLDINPINRLKPPSMENWMGTDNFGRDIYVRVMYGTRASLLIGFSVALLSSVIGVAIGLYSAYFKPLDHLLMRITDGLMAFPAILLAISVIAVFGPTTQNVILTLVVVYTPLIARVVRSNALVVKEQPYIEALHALGSSTTRIIWRHIFPNTVSSLIVQASFVFAVSIITEAMLSFLGVGIPAPHPSLGNILYDGKNVITSAWWMTVFPGAMIIGIVLGQNILGDGLRDFLDPHTNKAVSKR from the coding sequence ATGACCGATACGCCCCCCACTGCCGAAGAGCTCAAAGCGGCGAAAAACCGGCTGAAGCAGGAACAGCGCAGCCTGACGATAAAACGATTCATGGCGAACAGGCTGGCGGTTTGCGGCCTTGGTCTTACCGTCGTGATCTGCCTCGTTGCCTTTCTCGGGCCGCTGATCTCGCCGCACGGTCCGCTCGACATCAATCCGATCAACCGCCTGAAGCCGCCATCAATGGAAAACTGGATGGGCACCGACAACTTTGGCCGGGATATCTATGTCAGGGTCATGTACGGGACGCGCGCCTCGCTTCTGATCGGTTTCAGCGTTGCCTTGCTATCCTCGGTGATCGGTGTGGCGATCGGCCTGTACTCGGCCTATTTCAAGCCGCTCGATCACTTGCTGATGCGCATCACCGATGGGCTTATGGCCTTTCCGGCGATCCTGCTGGCGATTTCGGTGATCGCCGTGTTCGGACCTACGACGCAGAACGTGATCCTGACTCTGGTGGTTGTCTACACGCCGTTGATCGCGCGGGTGGTGCGGTCCAATGCGCTTGTGGTCAAGGAGCAGCCCTATATCGAGGCGCTTCATGCCCTGGGCTCCAGCACGACCCGGATCATCTGGCGGCACATCTTCCCGAACACCGTTTCCTCGCTGATCGTCCAGGCCAGTTTCGTCTTCGCTGTCTCCATCATCACCGAGGCCATGCTGAGCTTCCTCGGCGTGGGCATTCCCGCACCGCACCCGAGCCTCGGCAACATCCTCTATGACGGGAAGAACGTCATCACCTCCGCCTGGTGGATGACCGTCTTTCCCGGCGCGATGATCATCGGGATCGTGCTGGGACAGAACATCCTCGGCGACGGTCTGCGCGACTTCCTCGATCCGCACACGAACAAGGCCGTGTCCAAACGCTAA